From Candidatus Cloacimonadota bacterium, a single genomic window includes:
- a CDS encoding class I SAM-dependent methyltransferase: MEYEPLKRRLNVILKMFPFTRKIFYFLLDAVILRQWYVKRAIRNYLSKNKLNFYDAGSGFGQYSCYVLKHYPAAEILAVDIDEEISEAFRRFINKRYPKQVKIEKADLQNYIPENKQDMIIAIDILEHIEDDLTVLKNFRKVIDEEGYLIISTPYAGKEAEYTAEHVRNGYTIEELEGKLNEAGWEIQEFWFSYGFWGNIAWHLGMKIPLSEFKCLLRILLPFYLLLVYPFVLVMMVLDYNSKNRKGKGMVVVARGIKDEEAKQASSTDTHRLENDTHR; encoded by the coding sequence ATGGAATATGAACCGTTGAAAAGACGTTTGAATGTTATTCTGAAGATGTTTCCCTTTACACGCAAGATCTTCTACTTTCTCTTAGATGCAGTCATTCTCCGGCAATGGTATGTCAAAAGAGCCATCCGGAATTATCTTTCTAAAAATAAACTCAACTTCTATGATGCCGGCAGCGGGTTCGGACAGTACAGTTGTTATGTTCTGAAACATTATCCTGCAGCGGAGATCCTCGCTGTTGATATCGATGAAGAAATATCAGAGGCGTTTCGTCGCTTTATTAACAAACGTTATCCAAAGCAGGTAAAAATAGAGAAAGCCGACCTGCAAAACTATATTCCCGAAAACAAACAGGATATGATCATTGCCATTGATATTCTGGAACATATTGAAGATGATCTGACTGTCTTGAAGAACTTCCGAAAAGTGATCGATGAAGAGGGGTATTTAATAATTTCGACACCTTATGCCGGTAAAGAAGCGGAATACACCGCCGAACATGTTCGTAACGGTTATACGATAGAAGAGTTGGAAGGGAAGTTGAATGAAGCCGGTTGGGAGATTCAGGAGTTTTGGTTTAGTTACGGCTTTTGGGGTAATATCGCCTGGCATCTGGGGATGAAGATCCCGTTGTCAGAGTTCAAATGCCTGTTGCGTATTTTGTTACCCTTTTATTTGTTATTGGTCTATCCCTTCGTTCTGGTAATGATGGTGCTTGATTATAATTCAAAAAACAGGAAAGGGAAGGGGATGGTTGTTGTGGCAAGAGGGATAAAAGACGAGGAAGCGAAGCAAGCATCGTCCACTGATACACACAGATTAGAAAATGATACACACAGATAA
- the nadD gene encoding nicotinate-nucleotide adenylyltransferase translates to MDKIRGYSMKIGILGGTFNPIHNGHLAAAQAVYEQLALDKVLLVPSYHPPHKGTEKIIPYEERWHLLELAAKPFDFIELSNLDYTPNEKSYTKNLMLRLLKKYPSSSFFFIIGADNIAQIATWYEFEWLLDNVTFVAVTREGFNKNSLSGVAYLDKIIFVEMTPIDVSSSMIRHKLSNNEDISPFVPQPVADYITQHNLYKF, encoded by the coding sequence GTGGATAAAATTCGTGGTTATTCAATGAAGATCGGTATTTTAGGTGGTACCTTCAACCCTATTCATAACGGACACTTGGCAGCAGCACAAGCCGTCTATGAGCAGCTTGCCTTAGATAAAGTACTCCTCGTCCCTTCCTATCATCCACCCCACAAAGGCACCGAGAAGATCATCCCCTATGAAGAACGCTGGCATCTTCTCGAATTGGCTGCCAAACCATTTGATTTTATAGAACTTTCAAATTTAGATTACACCCCGAACGAGAAGAGCTACACTAAAAATCTTATGCTCCGTTTGCTAAAAAAATACCCCTCCTCCTCATTTTTCTTTATTATCGGTGCTGACAACATCGCTCAAATAGCAACCTGGTATGAATTCGAATGGCTATTGGATAATGTTACATTCGTTGCCGTCACCAGAGAGGGGTTTAATAAAAATTCCTTATCCGGAGTTGCTTATCTTGATAAGATCATCTTCGTCGAAATGACCCCTATTGATGTCTCTTCATCAATGATCCGCCACAAACTCAGCAACAACGAAGATATCTCACCCTTTGTCCCCCAACCTGTAGCAGACTACATAACCCAACACAACCTCTACAAATTTTAA
- the bamD gene encoding outer membrane protein assembly factor BamD, protein MKKILIILIVILALVGCSRNQVRKQLPVEQRMELANHYYEEGRYRRAADHYQEVVFERRSIHTPLAQFRLAESFFYLGRYEDAVFEYRELIRLFPDFREINIAYFRIGESYMNQSRSPHLSQQETIAAIDAFNVFLDRFPFDAKRDQALQYIQQAQYTLLEKKFYNGYIYYKLLDYSASLLYLEEIIELGNRNELDKKSRYYAALIHLNRGDKENAKPLVDTLIEYYPNTREANRVARRYARQFGD, encoded by the coding sequence ATGAAAAAAATATTAATCATCCTTATCGTCATTCTTGCTCTGGTAGGATGCAGTAGAAACCAGGTTCGCAAACAACTACCGGTTGAACAGAGAATGGAACTTGCTAATCATTATTATGAAGAAGGCAGATATAGAAGAGCTGCTGATCACTATCAGGAAGTAGTCTTTGAAAGACGTTCCATCCATACCCCGTTAGCCCAGTTCAGACTGGCAGAATCCTTTTTCTATCTGGGCAGATATGAAGATGCCGTGTTTGAATACCGAGAGTTGATCCGTTTATTTCCCGATTTCCGGGAGATCAATATCGCCTATTTCAGGATCGGTGAATCATACATGAATCAATCACGGTCACCTCACCTTAGTCAGCAAGAGACTATAGCCGCTATTGACGCCTTCAATGTCTTTTTAGACAGATTCCCCTTTGATGCTAAAAGAGATCAGGCACTGCAGTATATTCAGCAAGCACAATACACTCTCTTAGAAAAGAAATTCTACAACGGTTATATCTATTACAAACTCCTTGATTACAGCGCCTCGCTCTTGTATCTGGAAGAAATCATCGAGCTCGGTAATCGTAACGAGTTAGACAAAAAATCTCGCTATTATGCCGCTCTGATACATCTGAACCGGGGAGACAAAGAAAATGCCAAACCTCTGGTAGATACCCTGATAGAATACTATCCCAACACCCGTGAAGCTAATCGCGTAGCCCGCAGATACGCCAGACAGTTCGGAGACTGA